One Pseudorasbora parva isolate DD20220531a chromosome 4, ASM2467924v1, whole genome shotgun sequence genomic region harbors:
- the LOC137072731 gene encoding B-cell receptor CD22-like codes for MSLIMAPPLALLFLLMSPGVYSQWNYWRVSYSPTHICALKDSTVIMRCSYTYPPGHKINKVFWTIPLVKDDDDDEDKFPDLSEDPEYSQRLQYLGDKQQSCTVRLSHVTLKDSHEYYFRFITDKADGRWLGKPGVTLNVTDLQVESPERVTEGDSVRLTCKSSCTLTDRAIFIWSRNSQPLTERRDGNNELLLQSVRREDAGRYSCAVHGHTHTSPGVHLNVMYPPNSVSVSISPSGVIVEGDSVTLSCSSDSNPPALNFNWFKEVTFVGSGRIYNISKISSDDSGEYKCKSTSEHGVKYSDAVTLNVMYPPRSVSVLMSGSGVIVEGDSVTLSCSSDSNPPALNFSWFKENEASAVGSGQSFSALQSGRFYCQVHNQHGSQRSDAVTVTVHHGLGWHVWLGITVACLGFFIIIIIILLIMRKRRGARAEDLTEKQDNLYSSVTVKDVPDSESTDCDEAQYASVISGKPRRDRNAPESRDTEEIQYASVQHHRKKEKKRAEEKESPYDNITILQPQAAMRQSNVRTVEESVIYSCVK; via the exons ATGTCACTGATAATGGCTCCTCCTCTTGCTCTGCTGTTTCTGCTCATGAGTCCAG GAGTTTATAGCCAGTGGAATTATTGGCGTGTGAGTTACAGTCCTACACACATCTGTGCACTAAAGGACTCAACAGTGATAATGAGATGCTCTTATACATACCCACCTGGACATAAGATCAATAAAGTGTTCTGGACAATCCCACTGGtaaaagatgatgatgatgatgaagataaGTTTCCAGATCTGTCTGAGGACCCTGAATACAGTCAGAGGCTTCAGTATCTGGGAGATAAACAGCAGAGCTGCACCGTCAGACTgagtcatgtgacactgaaggatTCACACGAGTACTATTTCAGATTCATCACTGATAAAGCTGATGGGAGATGGCTTGGTAAACCAGGAGTGACTCTTAATGTCACAG aTCTTCAGGTGGAGTCTCCTGAGAGAGTGACAGAGGGAGATTCAGTCCGTCTGACATGTAAAAGCAGCTGCACTCTGACTGACAGAGCAATATTCATCTGGTCCAGAAACTCACAGCCATTAACTGAGAGAAGAGACGGAAACAATGAACTCCTGCTGCAGTCAGTCAGAAGAGAGGATGCAGGCAGATATAGCTGTGCTGTACacggacacactcacacatcgCCTGGTGTTCATCTCAATGTCATGT ACCCACCAAATAGCGTCTCAGTGTCCATCAGTCCATCTGGTGTAATAGTGGAGGGAGATTCAGTGACTCTGAGCTGCAGCAGTGATTCAAACCCTCCTGCTCTGAACTTCAACTGGTTTAAAGAAGTAACGTTTGTAGGATCTGGAAGAATCTACAACATCTCAAAGATCAGCTCTGATGACAGTGGAGAATACAAGTGCAAGTCCACCAGTGAACATGGAGTTAAATACTCTGATGCTGTGACTTTAAACGTCATGT ACCCACCCAGGAGCGTCTCAGTGTTGATGAGTGGATCTGGTGTAATAGTGGAGGGAGATTCAGTGACTCTGAGCTGCAGCAGTGATTCAAACCCTCCTGCTCTGAACTTCAGCTGGTTTAAGGAGAATGAAGCCTCAGCTGTTGGATCTGGACAGAGTTTCAGTGCACTACAGAGTGGACGCTTCTACTGTCAGGTTCACAATCAACATGGATCTCAGAGATCAGACGCTGTAACTGTCACAG TTCATCATGGTCTTGGCTGGCATGTCTGGTTGGGGATCACAGTGGCATGTTTAGgattcttcatcatcatcatcataattcTGTTAATAAT GAGGAAACGAAGAGGTGCTAGAGCTGAAGACCTCACAGAGAAACAG GACAATCTGTACTCTAGTGTAACAGTGAAAGACGTTCCTGATTCTGAATCCACCGATTGTGATGAGGCTCAGTATGCTAGTGTTATTTCCGGCAAACCCAGAAGAGACAGAAATGCTCCTGAATCCAGAGATACTGAGGAGATCCAGTACGCAAGTGTCCAACAtcacagaaagaaagagaagaagAGAGCAGAGGAGAAGGAAAGCCCGTATGACAACATCACGATTCTTCAGCCTCAAGCTGCCATGAG GCAGTCAAATGTGCGGACTGTGGAAGAGTCTGTGATCTACAGCTGTGTCAAATGA